One window of the Granulicella arctica genome contains the following:
- a CDS encoding tetratricopeptide repeat protein gives MDQQTKAALKQNDAFVTTTSHGLEWASENRKSVIVTVSLLLLVIVIIVLAGVFYNKRSNAASVAFGSAMQAYQTPIAAPGQQVPPGVKTFASVPDRAKAANDLFMACANQYNMTPDGKVCRYFGGLTYIEQGQNGPAEDALKSVASGWNSDLGALAKLSLAQLYRGSNRDPQAIEIYNQLAAKPTTTVPAGLAKLQLADLYTSEGKVDQAKKIYAELKDKDAKGAAGLIAAQKLNPTAPAGPGAQQQ, from the coding sequence GTGGATCAGCAGACTAAAGCAGCTTTGAAGCAGAACGACGCGTTCGTCACGACTACCTCGCATGGCCTGGAATGGGCGAGCGAAAACCGCAAGTCCGTTATTGTGACGGTTTCGTTGCTACTGCTGGTGATTGTGATCATCGTGCTTGCCGGCGTGTTCTACAACAAGCGTTCGAATGCTGCTTCGGTGGCGTTTGGTTCGGCGATGCAGGCGTATCAGACGCCAATTGCGGCTCCTGGGCAGCAGGTTCCCCCCGGCGTGAAGACCTTCGCTTCGGTTCCGGATCGCGCGAAGGCTGCAAACGACCTCTTTATGGCTTGCGCGAACCAGTACAACATGACGCCCGATGGTAAGGTTTGCCGGTATTTTGGCGGCTTGACGTACATTGAGCAGGGGCAGAATGGACCTGCTGAAGATGCGTTGAAGTCGGTTGCGAGCGGCTGGAACAGCGATCTCGGCGCGTTGGCGAAGCTCTCGCTGGCTCAGCTTTACCGTGGATCGAACCGTGATCCGCAGGCAATCGAGATCTATAACCAGCTTGCCGCGAAGCCGACAACGACGGTTCCTGCCGGACTTGCGAAGCTGCAGCTTGCTGATCTTTACACGTCTGAAGGCAAGGTCGATCAGGCGAAGAAGATCTACGCAGAGTTGAAGGATAAGGACGCTAAAGGCGCAGCAGGGCTGATCGCGGCTCAGAAGCTTAATCCAACGGCGCCTGCTGGTCCGGGGGCTCAGCAGCAGTAG
- a CDS encoding family 43 glycosylhydrolase, producing the protein MRSAKIKLSLNPVVPNRLRGWSNPVVPGDHPDPTIVQVGDTFWASATSGEWSPQFPLFRSTDLVDWTPSGSIFPQQPAWAEGAFWAPELVHDEVSGRCFVWYVAKKRGGPLCIAMATAPTLAGPYVDHGPMVCEQDGSIDPCFARDEHGKPFLIWKEDGNSQNRPTPIWAQQLSEDFLHLVGEKTKLIVNDQPWEEGVVEGPYILRHDGRFYMFYAGNSCCGKECKYAEGVARTDRLLGPWEKFPGNPLIAANDKWRCPGHGTAVHAQGRDGKAAQDYLLYHAYPAASTIYVGREAVLDAITWSEPESDGKPGWPSVNAGTGPGEPVKVSPIDFVDDFESPMLGSSWQWPVNTNPDLVLDGGSLTLGIPLHSPLGAGPVESAMIAVPRPAGLHYRASVALDLAVDSDSRLWSGLAIVGDPFNTIGLGVRGDRLTLWQRRGATQAVLWQIAAPVGRAIYLRSTSFGAEHHLQFYFSVDGEMWQVAGDPYDASDLPAWDRGLRIGLMLEGPQGLRATFRGFELCADSVLI; encoded by the coding sequence GTGCGCTCTGCAAAGATAAAGCTTTCACTCAATCCCGTCGTGCCGAACCGCCTTCGCGGCTGGTCGAATCCGGTCGTTCCGGGCGATCATCCTGATCCAACCATTGTGCAGGTTGGTGATACGTTCTGGGCTTCGGCGACCTCGGGCGAATGGTCGCCGCAATTTCCACTCTTCCGTTCCACCGACCTTGTGGATTGGACGCCTTCGGGCTCAATCTTTCCACAACAGCCAGCCTGGGCTGAAGGGGCTTTCTGGGCTCCTGAGCTGGTGCACGATGAGGTCAGCGGTCGATGCTTCGTCTGGTATGTGGCGAAGAAGCGTGGTGGTCCGCTTTGCATTGCGATGGCTACTGCGCCGACGCTTGCTGGTCCTTATGTCGATCATGGACCGATGGTCTGTGAGCAGGATGGCTCGATCGATCCGTGCTTTGCGCGGGATGAGCATGGCAAGCCATTCCTGATCTGGAAAGAGGATGGCAACTCGCAGAATCGTCCCACGCCGATCTGGGCTCAGCAGCTTTCAGAGGACTTCTTGCACCTTGTGGGCGAGAAGACCAAGTTGATCGTCAACGATCAGCCGTGGGAAGAGGGAGTTGTTGAAGGGCCCTATATTCTGCGCCACGATGGTCGTTTCTACATGTTCTATGCGGGCAATTCCTGTTGCGGCAAGGAGTGCAAATACGCAGAGGGTGTTGCGCGCACTGATCGCCTGCTTGGACCGTGGGAGAAGTTTCCCGGGAATCCGCTGATTGCGGCGAACGATAAGTGGCGTTGTCCAGGACACGGAACTGCTGTGCATGCGCAGGGTCGCGATGGCAAAGCTGCGCAGGATTACCTGCTGTATCACGCGTATCCAGCTGCGAGCACGATCTATGTTGGCCGTGAAGCGGTACTTGACGCGATTACGTGGTCAGAGCCTGAGAGCGACGGTAAACCTGGCTGGCCGAGCGTGAACGCTGGAACTGGTCCGGGCGAGCCTGTGAAGGTTTCTCCTATCGACTTTGTGGATGATTTTGAATCACCGATGCTTGGCTCGTCGTGGCAGTGGCCGGTGAACACCAATCCTGATCTGGTGCTAGATGGTGGTTCGCTTACGCTTGGCATTCCGCTGCATTCGCCGCTTGGTGCTGGTCCTGTTGAGTCGGCGATGATTGCTGTTCCGCGACCTGCTGGACTGCACTATCGGGCTTCGGTTGCGCTGGATCTGGCTGTTGATTCCGACTCGCGGCTGTGGTCCGGTCTTGCGATCGTGGGCGATCCGTTTAACACCATTGGGCTTGGTGTTCGGGGAGATCGGCTTACGCTTTGGCAGCGACGTGGTGCAACGCAGGCTGTTCTGTGGCAGATTGCGGCTCCGGTTGGTCGAGCGATTTATCTCCGTTCGACGAGCTTTGGTGCGGAGCATCATCTGCAGTTTTATTTTTCGGTTGATGGCGAAATGTGGCAAGTTGCGGGCGATCCTTACGATGCGTCGGATCTTCCGGCGTGGGATCGCGGGTTGCGGATCGGGTTGATGCTTGAGGGTCCTCAGGGGCTGCGTGCGACGTTTCGAGGGTTTGAACTCTGTGCGGATTCTGTCCTGATCTGA
- the polA gene encoding DNA polymerase I: protein MAATKNTTEKPPIYLLDSMAFIFRAYHAMQRQRPMSTRTGIPTAATYVFVNMINKLRKDFAPQYLAAIYDVGAPVHRNELATQMKDVQKFNIKTQAFETIEYGGYKANRAETPPDLIQQQPYIRRALEAFRIPILYYEGFEADDVIGTLSCKLAALGHKVYVVSSDKDMMQLVNADVSILNPTKDNLILDAAGVEAALGVPPERVIDVMALRGDSIDNIPGAPGIGDKGSVELILQFGTVEAALDRADEVKKKTYRESLQNNRDNILLSKELVTIHTSVPIEYSLDAMKTQPVDNAACRQLFSELEFTTLLKDLPPDVDNAVISYNLKPSDAEIAALLADARSIDPETEQPRGLAVAIFEDARAIAEEIAAEADSEAPEPEPPPAENMNLFGAPEPLLPLVSITAPTHDVACNFGLAITDHAAIQVTLDAPGVKEALADPTLPKDVHDLKAVLRALAPHDVKLAGVRDDVMLLSYLVNPTHGSHTLPDIAARTTSRALVHQPTKDNPNDPKRLPEAAAAIIRLASALGTQIGEAGTFEHHIPKDEPTLGGAMTTEMLFATPVTAHVEDAAQSPLWKVYDTIDKPLVPVLLRMEQAGVCVDPGFLRTMSSRLAVGVDTLAERIYADSGHRFNINSPKQLGDVLFNRMDLPKPMKYGKGKVVSTAQDVLEELALVHPIAALVIEHRQLQKLKSTYLDALPQLADAEGRIHTTFNQVGTATGRLSSTNPNLQNIPIRTAIGREIRAAFIAAPGNVLMSADYSQIELRLMAHFSQDPLLLDAYRTGKDIHTLTAAEVFGVDPETMDKETRARAKAVNFGIVYGISPFGLAAQLNIDQKVAKTYIETYFDRYKGVRGFIDQTLETVRREQAVKTYFGRVRPIPDIGSRNPNMRGFAERTAVNTPLQGTAADLIKLAMIKLDSEMTRLKMRSRMTLQVHDELLFDVVPDEVSAMETLVKQEMEHVAEFSIPIVADVGVGANWRDIK, encoded by the coding sequence ATGGCCGCTACCAAGAACACGACCGAAAAGCCTCCCATCTACCTGCTCGACTCGATGGCCTTCATCTTCCGCGCGTACCACGCGATGCAGCGACAGCGTCCGATGTCCACGCGCACTGGCATTCCGACGGCTGCGACCTACGTCTTCGTCAATATGATCAACAAGCTGCGGAAGGACTTTGCGCCGCAGTATCTCGCAGCCATCTACGACGTCGGCGCGCCAGTTCATCGCAATGAACTCGCTACGCAGATGAAGGATGTGCAGAAGTTCAATATCAAGACGCAGGCCTTCGAGACCATCGAATACGGTGGCTACAAGGCTAACCGCGCCGAGACTCCGCCTGACCTGATCCAGCAGCAGCCTTACATCCGTCGGGCTCTTGAGGCCTTTCGCATCCCGATCCTCTACTACGAGGGGTTCGAAGCGGACGACGTGATTGGAACGCTGAGCTGCAAGCTGGCTGCGCTTGGCCACAAGGTCTACGTCGTCTCGTCCGACAAGGACATGATGCAGCTTGTCAACGCGGACGTGTCTATCCTGAATCCTACGAAGGACAACCTGATCCTTGATGCTGCGGGCGTTGAGGCTGCGCTTGGCGTTCCGCCGGAGCGCGTGATTGACGTAATGGCTCTGCGCGGCGACTCGATCGATAACATTCCTGGAGCTCCTGGAATCGGCGACAAAGGTTCGGTCGAACTTATCCTCCAGTTCGGGACCGTTGAGGCTGCGCTCGACCGTGCTGACGAGGTGAAGAAGAAGACGTATCGCGAGTCGCTCCAGAACAACCGCGACAACATCCTGCTGTCTAAGGAGCTTGTAACGATCCACACGAGCGTGCCGATCGAGTACTCGCTTGACGCGATGAAGACGCAACCAGTTGACAATGCCGCATGTCGACAACTTTTCTCGGAGCTTGAGTTCACCACGCTGCTGAAGGACCTTCCGCCGGATGTCGATAATGCTGTCATCAGCTACAACCTCAAGCCTTCGGATGCCGAGATTGCCGCTCTCCTGGCTGACGCTCGCAGCATCGATCCTGAGACGGAACAGCCTCGTGGTCTGGCTGTGGCAATCTTTGAAGATGCTCGCGCAATTGCGGAGGAGATCGCCGCTGAGGCTGATTCTGAAGCGCCTGAGCCTGAACCACCTCCTGCTGAGAATATGAATCTTTTCGGCGCTCCTGAGCCGCTTCTCCCGCTTGTCTCGATTACGGCGCCAACGCACGATGTAGCCTGCAACTTTGGCCTTGCGATCACGGATCATGCAGCTATCCAGGTTACGCTCGACGCTCCTGGAGTGAAGGAAGCGCTGGCCGATCCGACGCTGCCGAAGGATGTTCACGACCTCAAGGCTGTGCTGCGAGCGCTTGCTCCGCATGACGTAAAGCTTGCCGGAGTTCGCGATGACGTGATGCTGTTGAGCTACCTCGTCAATCCGACGCACGGCTCGCATACGTTGCCTGACATTGCTGCTCGCACGACGAGCCGAGCGCTTGTGCATCAGCCGACCAAAGACAATCCGAACGATCCGAAGCGCTTGCCTGAAGCTGCTGCGGCGATTATTCGGCTTGCCTCTGCGCTGGGAACGCAGATTGGCGAGGCGGGAACGTTCGAGCACCATATTCCCAAGGACGAGCCAACGCTTGGTGGGGCGATGACGACGGAGATGCTGTTCGCAACTCCTGTGACCGCTCATGTTGAGGATGCTGCGCAGTCGCCGCTGTGGAAGGTCTACGACACGATCGACAAGCCGCTTGTTCCGGTGTTGCTACGTATGGAACAGGCCGGTGTCTGCGTCGATCCGGGTTTTCTGCGCACCATGTCATCGCGGCTTGCGGTTGGTGTCGATACGCTCGCTGAGCGCATCTACGCGGACTCTGGACATCGCTTCAACATCAACTCCCCGAAGCAGCTTGGCGATGTGCTGTTCAACCGGATGGATCTGCCGAAGCCGATGAAGTACGGCAAAGGCAAGGTTGTCTCTACAGCGCAGGATGTTCTTGAAGAGCTTGCTCTTGTGCATCCGATTGCGGCGCTGGTAATTGAGCATCGGCAGTTGCAGAAGCTCAAGTCGACCTACCTCGACGCGCTGCCGCAGCTTGCGGATGCAGAGGGTCGAATCCACACGACCTTCAACCAGGTTGGAACGGCGACTGGACGACTCTCGAGCACGAACCCGAATCTGCAGAATATTCCGATCCGCACGGCGATCGGGCGTGAGATTCGTGCGGCGTTTATCGCTGCTCCTGGCAACGTGCTAATGTCGGCTGACTATTCGCAGATTGAACTGCGGCTGATGGCGCACTTCTCGCAGGATCCGTTGCTGCTGGATGCGTATCGGACCGGCAAAGACATTCATACGCTGACCGCTGCGGAGGTCTTCGGCGTCGATCCGGAGACGATGGATAAGGAGACGCGCGCTCGGGCGAAGGCGGTCAACTTTGGTATCGTTTATGGCATCAGTCCGTTCGGTCTTGCGGCGCAGTTGAACATCGATCAGAAGGTTGCGAAGACATATATCGAGACCTACTTCGACCGCTACAAGGGCGTTCGCGGCTTCATCGATCAGACGCTTGAGACGGTTCGTCGCGAACAGGCTGTGAAGACCTACTTTGGCCGCGTTCGGCCGATTCCGGATATAGGCTCGCGCAACCCGAACATGCGTGGATTCGCTGAGCGGACTGCGGTGAACACGCCGCTGCAGGGAACGGCTGCGGATCTGATCAAGCTGGCGATGATCAAGCTCGACAGCGAGATGACGCGGCTGAAGATGCGCTCGCGCATGACCCTGCAGGTGCATGATGAACTGCTTTTCGATGTTGTGCCAGACGAGGTCTCCGCGATGGAGACACTCGTGAAGCAGGAGATGGAGCATGTGGCTGAATTTTCGATCCCGATTGTTGCCGATGTTGGTGTCGGAGCGAACTGGCGAGATATTAAGTAA
- the queA gene encoding tRNA preQ1(34) S-adenosylmethionine ribosyltransferase-isomerase QueA, which produces MSTQAPAELVSDYDFDLPEELIAQAPPGVRGSSRMLAMDRSSGVCTDDHFTNLPDYLRAGDLVILNDSRVIPGRLFATRGGLKTQANSPDPTGQIEVLLVRQVTADQWTALVRPARKVVVGEKLFFCAPGETTPLLEAQVIMVSEYGERTLRFAPTADFWGVLDRIGHMPLPPYIHRGDTAEDRHRYQTVFADTPGSAAAPTAGLHFTPEMIDRLKAKGVQVEKVTLHVGLGTFQPVRVDFLAQISLHGERYSVSQSTADAIRATYESGGRIIAVGTTVARTLEAITTPQFLFGPSNGSVTSLFRSPLAGTTEIFIRPGHNFRIISGLLTNFHLPKSTLLMLVSAFAGRENVLAAYAHAVEERYRFFSYGDCMLIL; this is translated from the coding sequence ATGTCTACTCAGGCACCTGCGGAGCTCGTCTCAGACTACGACTTCGACCTGCCGGAAGAGCTTATCGCCCAGGCGCCGCCGGGGGTTCGCGGCTCAAGCCGTATGCTCGCGATGGATCGGTCGAGTGGTGTTTGTACGGATGATCACTTCACCAATCTGCCTGACTATCTGCGAGCGGGCGATCTCGTAATTCTCAACGATAGCCGGGTCATTCCCGGACGGCTCTTTGCAACCCGTGGCGGTCTTAAGACTCAGGCTAACTCTCCCGACCCAACCGGCCAGATCGAGGTTTTGCTGGTCCGCCAGGTCACGGCCGATCAATGGACGGCGCTCGTTCGCCCCGCACGCAAGGTCGTCGTTGGCGAGAAGTTGTTCTTCTGTGCACCCGGCGAGACGACACCGCTGCTTGAAGCTCAGGTCATCATGGTCTCGGAGTATGGCGAGCGGACGCTGCGCTTTGCCCCGACAGCGGATTTCTGGGGCGTCCTCGACCGTATCGGCCACATGCCGCTTCCGCCTTACATCCACCGGGGCGATACTGCGGAGGACCGTCATCGGTATCAGACCGTATTCGCCGACACGCCTGGCTCCGCTGCGGCACCAACGGCCGGCCTGCACTTTACTCCTGAGATGATCGATCGGCTGAAGGCGAAAGGAGTGCAGGTCGAGAAGGTGACTCTTCATGTAGGCCTGGGCACCTTCCAGCCTGTCCGCGTCGACTTCCTTGCGCAGATCAGCCTGCACGGCGAGCGATACTCGGTTTCGCAGTCGACCGCCGATGCAATTCGCGCAACCTATGAGAGCGGAGGTCGCATCATTGCTGTCGGCACGACGGTTGCTCGCACCCTTGAGGCGATCACAACGCCTCAATTCCTTTTCGGGCCCTCAAACGGAAGTGTCACCTCGCTCTTTCGCAGCCCACTCGCAGGGACCACGGAGATCTTTATCCGGCCAGGTCATAACTTCAGGATCATCAGCGGTCTTCTCACCAACTTCCACCTACCCAAATCGACCCTTCTAATGCTCGTCAGCGCGTTTGCGGGACGGGAGAACGTGCTCGCCGCTTATGCACATGCGGTCGAGGAGCGGTATCGATTCTTTAGCTACGGCGACTGCATGCTCATCCTTTAG